The Lutra lutra chromosome 7, mLutLut1.2, whole genome shotgun sequence genome segment TATTAAGTAAGTCACAGAGTGCTAACATTAAAACCACAGATGGTACCAGAAGCTGTTGTTTACCTGGATTTATCCCAAGGTGAATTATGCCCTGAGAATGTCCTAGACCTTATGGTTAGCTATTATTTACCTATATTGTAGGTAGATAATACACTTTAAATTCCTAATCCTTGTCTTGTATACTCTGAAAAATCATTACTATCCAGTTAAGGCTATTAGTCTGTTtccttagtatatgtgctgccgaagtgagtaGTAGTCTGTTTCCTTAAAGACACATGTTGCACTCTGACAAGGTAGACTTCCTTCAAATGTGAATCTTCTTTATCAGTCAGTATCTCTCAGTGGAGAATTACTGGCATATGGCATTAATGCCCAAAGTGATCTATGATCTCTATTACATGTGTGCCAGTTGCTtcaatttagaaatataaaatagacttctgtcttctttttagaGATTGAATTACAAATAAGGGGCTTAGATACTAAAATTTCACGTACTTGATATTAACTTCAAAACAAAATTGAATCCATTGctgaaatttattcttaaataaaactaCTTCATCTTGTGGTGAGTGGTATTTGAGATAGTAATGGGTCTTCATtttgtaaacctggtgattcacagacctgtacccctgggactaataatacattatatgtttataaaaaatttaaaaatttaaaaagggtcTTTATTATAGtagtttcttaataaaaatgaatttaaaagttaaaaaaacaatgaatttgtaGACAAATATATTACTCAGTTTTATTAAGGTAAGTTGCACTTAAGAGATGGAATTCAACTGTTGCTTAGATTTTATGAGTACCATGTTTAGTCTTAAAGATTCTCCTCAGAGCAGTCTTCATCTCCTTGTTCCTGAGGCTATATATTAGAGGATTGCAGAAGGGTGttattatagaataaaataaggtgatgaatttttgaattttcactGGGTGTCGTGATCCAGGACTAACATACATCACCATGATGGAACCATAAAACAGGGTGACAACTGCCAAATGAGAGGCACATGTGGAGAAAGCCTTATGTTTGCTTGCTGCTGAGGGCATCCGTAGCACAGCCACAATCACCAGAGCATAGgagcaaagaataaagagaaaggtgCCAATCATGAAAATAACATTGAAAGTAGAGTAAATGAACTGAGTGATGGTGTCTTCGGAACAGGACAGCAACATCAGTGGGACAGGATCACACACAAAATGGTTGATGGTATTTGGGCCACAGTAAGGCAACTGTGAAATTAGAACAACTGGGGTTAGGAAGAGGATGAACCCACCTGACCATCCAAAAATTGCAAGGCCAGTGTACAGCTGTTTAGTCATGATGCGTGGGTAATATAGAGGACGGCAGATGGCAAGGTACCTGTCAAAGGCCATGATGCAAAGGAAGAAGCCCTCATCACACCCAAAtgagaagaagaagtagaactGTGTGAAACAGCTCACAAAAGAGATAGACTTGCTTGTGGACAGGAAATTGGCCAACATATTAGGGACGGTCGTGGTGACATAACACATTTCCAGGAGAGAGAAATTCCCCAAGAAGATGTACATGGGGATGTGAAGACGCCGGTCCCACTGCACAGCACAGACAATGGCTGCATTCCCCATCAGAGTCAGGGTGTAGACTACTGAGAAGAGCACAAAGTAGAGGAGCTGCATTTCTGGGCTTGAAGGAAAGCCCATGAGGATGAAGTGGCTGACGGAGTTGGTGGTTTCTGTGCTGGACACATTCATTGGTCTGGAAGACATGGGAGATGACTTAGTTATTGCACCTAATGGGGTATGCTAGTTCTTCTTGAAAACACCAAATTTCTCtatcttttatttgaaaaagtagTAAACAGACTTTTGTTTAAACAACAAAACTGTGGCTTTCATGACTTAGCCCCTgagcatatattattttaaaaagtcacaataatagaaaagaaggaaaacatgaattGGAGACAAATTTTTCCCTTCGTAAGAATGCTAGACTAGATGCTAGCAATTCACACTTTGTGATTCTGATAGATTACTTGTTTTCTACTCTTTTACCTATTTACCTGCACTATCAATACTACATTTCTGTTCATTTGAAGTTCTTTCAACAGTCTATGAGtacttgattttttaagattaataaatgacttaataataaaaaaactaaatCAAGACACTTTAAGAATCTATCTAAATGTAGTACAATGATAGGACATAAACAAACACTCATTTTCACTTTCAGTT includes the following:
- the LOC125104403 gene encoding olfactory receptor 11G2-like; this encodes MNVSSTETTNSVSHFILMGFPSSPEMQLLYFVLFSVVYTLTLMGNAAIVCAVQWDRRLHIPMYIFLGNFSLLEMCYVTTTVPNMLANFLSTSKSISFVSCFTQFYFFFSFGCDEGFFLCIMAFDRYLAICRPLYYPRIMTKQLYTGLAIFGWSGGFILFLTPVVLISQLPYCGPNTINHFVCDPVPLMLLSCSEDTITQFIYSTFNVIFMIGTFLFILCSYALVIVAVLRMPSAASKHKAFSTCASHLAVVTLFYGSIMVMYVSPGSRHPVKIQKFITLFYSIITPFCNPLIYSLRNKEMKTALRRIFKTKHGTHKI